A stretch of the Lolium perenne isolate Kyuss_39 chromosome 3, Kyuss_2.0, whole genome shotgun sequence genome encodes the following:
- the LOC127340765 gene encoding U-box domain-containing protein 9 — MDSPGPCGDQLLASPAAAERPSELAALRALVDRVRKGEVEAAREVRRLTRASARHRRKLAAAVEPLVAMLRSGAPDAGEAALLALLNLAVRDERNKIKILDAGALEPLLDYLQSSDLNLQEYATAAILTLSASSTNKPLISASGAIPLLVKVLKEGNPQAKNDAVMALYNLSTIADNLQAILSVQPIPPLIELMRGGKRSSKTVDKCCALLESLLAFDQGRVALTSEEGGVLTIVEVLEEGSLQGREHAVGALLTMCESDRSKYRDPILNEGVIPGLLELTAHGTPKSRVKAHALLDLLRNSPYSRSKMQPNTLENIVSNIASQIDGEDRGGKAKKMLAEMVKVSMEQSLRHLQRRASFA; from the exons GGCGCTGGTGGACCGGGTGCGCAAAGGGGAGGTGGAGGCGGCCCGGGAGGTGCGGCGCCTCACCCGCGCCTCCGCCAGGCACCGCCGGAAGCTCGCCGCCGCGGTCGAGCCCCTCGTCGCCATGCTCCGCTCCGGCGCGCCCGACGCCGGCGAGGCGGCGCTCCTCGCGCTGCTCAACCTCGCCGTCAGGGACGAGAG GAATAAGATCAAAATACTGGATGCTGGTGCGCTTGAGCCGCTGCTTGATTACTTGCAGTCGAGCGATCTAAACCTACAGGAGTATGCAACTGCTGCTATCCTTACGCTCTCAGCCTCATCTACAAATAAACCTCTGATAAGTGCATCAGGAGCAATCCCTCTCCTTGTAAAGGTCCTCAAAGAGGGGAATCCACAAGCAAAGAACGATGCGGTGATGGCTCTGTACAACCTCTCCACGATTGCAGACAACCTTCAAGCCATCCTTTCTGTGCAACCTATTCCCCCTTTgatagagctaatgaggggtggcAAAAGGTCCTCCAAGACAGTTGACAAGTGCTGCGCTCTTTTGGAATCACTTCTTGCCTTTGATCAAGGCCGAGTGGCCCTAACTTCCGAAGAAGGTGGAGTGCTCACCATCGTGGAGGTACTCGAGGAAGGCTCCCTTCAAGGTAGAGAGCATGCCGTGGGAGCACTCTTAACAATGTGTGAGAGCGACCGGAGTAAATACAGAGATCCCATCCTAAATGAAGGAGTGATCCCTGGCCTTCTCGAGCTCACAGCGCATGGCACTCCCAAGTCGAGAGTCAAGGCTCATGCTCTTCTGGACTTACTGCGGAACTCACCTTACTCGAGGTCGAAGATGCAGCCAAACACACTAGAGAACATCGTTAGCAACATTGCATCTCAAATAGACGGGGAGGACCGTGGTGGGAAGGCTAAGAAGATGCTCGCGGAGATGGTGAAGGTCAGCATGGAGCAGAGCCTGAGGCACTTGCAGCGCCGGGCTTCCTTCGCTTGA